In the genome of Desulfofarcimen acetoxidans DSM 771, one region contains:
- a CDS encoding arsenite methyltransferase: MNKNDIKDMVRNKYSQVVKSPSGCCSGSNCCIPGNNINDVLNISKKLGYSDEQLKLGLGEANLGLGCGNPLAIEELKNGEVVLDLGSGAGFDVFLAARKVGPSGNVIGVDMTPEMISKARHNAASMGFSNVEFRLGEIEHLPVADSSVDVIISNCVINLSPDKQAVFNEAFRVLKPGGKIVISDVVRVDELPEEIRNNNEAYCGCISGAILQNELVSILNKAGFKNILVKNKANSEEIINSWNFGQNIEKVVVSADIRAIKPI; the protein is encoded by the coding sequence TTGAATAAAAATGATATTAAAGACATGGTAAGAAATAAGTATTCTCAAGTAGTAAAAAGTCCAAGCGGTTGTTGTTCTGGTAGTAATTGTTGTATACCTGGTAATAATATCAACGATGTTTTAAACATTAGTAAAAAGCTGGGTTACTCAGACGAACAGTTAAAACTTGGATTGGGTGAAGCCAATCTCGGCTTAGGCTGTGGCAACCCACTGGCTATTGAAGAACTAAAAAACGGAGAGGTAGTGCTTGATTTGGGCAGTGGGGCCGGTTTTGATGTTTTTTTGGCTGCCCGCAAGGTGGGACCAAGTGGGAATGTTATTGGTGTAGACATGACTCCTGAAATGATATCTAAAGCTAGGCATAACGCAGCAAGCATGGGTTTTAGCAATGTGGAATTCAGATTGGGAGAGATTGAACATTTACCGGTAGCCGATTCTTCCGTGGATGTTATTATTTCCAACTGCGTGATTAACCTCTCCCCCGACAAACAGGCTGTTTTTAATGAGGCTTTTCGTGTCTTAAAGCCTGGGGGAAAAATTGTTATCTCGGATGTCGTTAGGGTGGATGAGCTTCCTGAAGAAATTAGAAATAATAATGAAGCATACTGCGGCTGTATCTCAGGGGCTATACTACAAAACGAACTGGTTAGCATATTAAACAAAGCCGGATTTAAAAATATCTTAGTAAAAAATAAAGCTAATAGTGAAGAAATTATTAATAGTTGGAATTTTGGACAGAACATCGAAAAAGTGGTAGTTTCAGCAGATATTCGAGCTATTAAACCGATCTGA
- a CDS encoding AraC family transcriptional regulator → MNYIEIVNDVIQYIESNLHPKLCLKELASRYYFSPTHFHHIFRAVTNQTVKSYILGRKLSEAAIALKVNLL, encoded by the coding sequence ATGAATTACATTGAAATAGTCAATGACGTCATACAATATATTGAGTCAAATTTGCACCCGAAGCTATGCTTGAAGGAACTGGCATCCCGGTATTACTTTTCCCCCACCCATTTCCATCACATCTTCCGAGCAGTTACTAATCAGACAGTAAAATCATATATACTAGGGCGAAAGCTGTCCGAAGCTGCTATTGCTTTGAAGGTGAATCTCTTATGA
- a CDS encoding SDR family NAD(P)-dependent oxidoreductase, translating into MKKKIALVSGGSRGLGKNMAIKLALKGLDVIITYQSKKEEASLVVEEIKKAGGKATALQLNIGDVRSFGPFFEQIAEVLKVTFNTNCFDYLINNAGIGMNVPFADTTEEQFDQMMNVQRIEVSGGMNI; encoded by the coding sequence ATGAAGAAGAAAATAGCTTTAGTATCTGGCGGGAGCCGTGGATTGGGCAAAAACATGGCAATTAAACTTGCCCTAAAAGGTTTGGATGTAATTATCACCTACCAAAGTAAAAAAGAAGAAGCTTCACTGGTAGTAGAAGAAATCAAAAAAGCCGGTGGCAAGGCAACCGCTTTGCAATTAAATATAGGCGATGTACGGTCTTTCGGCCCTTTCTTTGAGCAGATTGCCGAGGTATTAAAAGTAACCTTTAACACTAACTGTTTTGATTATTTGATTAACAACGCAGGCATTGGCATGAATGTTCCTTTTGCAGACACCACCGAAGAACAGTTTGACCAAATGATGAATGTCCAACGAATTGAAGTATCCGGTGGAATGAACATATAG
- a CDS encoding DUF362 domain-containing protein → MPSQVYFVNLRSRTYQENKISKIRNLFDRAGLNNLVQKDDLTAIKLHFGERGNDSFINPVFVRQVVDKVKSNGARPFLTDTNTLYSGSRHNAVDHLLTAMEHGFDYTVTGAPLIIADGLRSENFIEIEISKKHFSKVKLARDIVSANSVIVLSHFKGHEMAGFGGAIKNLAMGGAPAAGKKEQHASKMIVNQDKCIGCAQCSTVCPEKASTLNDNNKAEISPDSCIGCGECLTTCPEKAIEMDWETEIPALLERMTEYAYGVAKTHDKHIGYINFLINITPDCDCASWSDAPIVPDIGFLASTDPVAIDQASYDLVNKQISLSTSLLLSDCEAGADKFHCLRSHIDGTIQLSYGEEIGLGSRDYELILL, encoded by the coding sequence ATGCCAAGTCAAGTTTATTTCGTCAATTTGCGATCCAGAACATATCAGGAAAATAAAATTAGTAAGATTAGAAACTTATTTGATCGCGCTGGTTTAAACAATCTTGTTCAAAAAGATGATCTTACAGCTATTAAACTTCATTTTGGTGAACGCGGCAACGATAGTTTTATAAACCCTGTATTTGTGCGGCAGGTGGTGGATAAAGTCAAAAGCAATGGTGCCAGGCCTTTCCTGACAGATACCAATACCCTCTATTCAGGAAGCCGCCATAATGCGGTGGATCATCTGCTAACAGCGATGGAGCATGGTTTTGATTATACTGTTACAGGTGCTCCACTGATAATTGCAGACGGATTACGTAGTGAAAATTTCATTGAAATTGAGATTAGTAAAAAACATTTTAGCAAAGTAAAACTGGCCAGAGATATCGTTAGCGCTAATAGTGTTATTGTGTTATCGCATTTTAAAGGGCATGAAATGGCTGGTTTTGGTGGCGCGATAAAGAATCTTGCCATGGGTGGGGCACCGGCAGCTGGAAAAAAGGAACAGCATGCCTCCAAGATGATAGTTAATCAAGACAAATGTATTGGCTGCGCGCAGTGTTCTACAGTTTGTCCTGAAAAGGCCAGCACTCTTAACGATAATAATAAGGCGGAAATTTCACCGGATAGTTGCATCGGTTGTGGTGAGTGTTTAACCACATGCCCTGAAAAAGCTATTGAAATGGATTGGGAAACCGAAATTCCAGCACTTCTGGAAAGAATGACTGAATACGCGTATGGGGTGGCAAAGACTCATGATAAACATATCGGCTACATCAATTTTCTTATAAATATTACCCCTGATTGTGATTGCGCGTCATGGAGTGATGCTCCCATTGTTCCCGATATAGGTTTTCTGGCATCAACAGACCCGGTTGCTATTGACCAGGCCAGTTATGATCTTGTGAATAAACAGATTAGTTTATCCACGTCTTTGCTTTTGTCTGACTGCGAGGCCGGTGCTGACAAATTTCATTGTTTGAGATCGCATATAGACGGAACAATCCAATTATCTTACGGAGAAGAAATCGGATTGGGCAGCCGTGACTATGAACTAATTCTCCTATAG
- a CDS encoding MerR family transcriptional regulator, which produces MTISEVSEKFDIPQDTLRYYERIGLIPHVNRNKNGIRNYTEEDCSWVGFIKCMRGAGLPIEVLIEYVGLFQQGDATIEARKEILIEQRKRLIAKMEDMKKTLERLDYKIKVYEQVVVKKERELKRSEI; this is translated from the coding sequence ATGACGATTTCAGAAGTAAGCGAAAAATTTGATATTCCACAGGATACACTCCGCTATTATGAACGCATCGGATTGATACCCCATGTGAATAGAAATAAAAATGGAATCAGGAATTATACGGAAGAAGACTGTAGTTGGGTAGGATTTATAAAGTGTATGCGGGGTGCAGGTCTTCCGATTGAAGTACTGATTGAGTATGTTGGGTTGTTTCAGCAAGGTGATGCAACCATTGAGGCAAGAAAAGAAATTTTAATCGAACAGCGTAAGCGGTTAATTGCTAAGATGGAAGATATGAAGAAAACGCTGGAACGCCTGGATTATAAAATTAAAGTATATGAACAGGTAGTAGTAAAAAAAGAAAGAGAGCTAAAAAGATCGGAGATTTAG
- a CDS encoding NUDIX domain-containing protein, whose amino-acid sequence MSRLIRNSAKALIIKDGKMLAIKLQENCEVWYIMPGGGQETEELLPDAACREVSEELGINVTPKELVFAVEGVHGEKFHRVDLVFLCEYIAKLPNIALHGDTNQIGYDWLDIKTLNTQPLYPSKLRRQIMNLYEGKPHKVYLGNEEAGDPKCLE is encoded by the coding sequence ATGAGTCGATTGATAAGAAATTCTGCAAAAGCTTTGATAATTAAAGACGGTAAGATGCTTGCAATAAAATTGCAGGAGAATTGTGAAGTTTGGTATATCATGCCTGGCGGAGGGCAGGAAACAGAGGAACTACTTCCTGATGCCGCTTGTCGCGAGGTTTCCGAAGAATTGGGAATCAATGTTACTCCGAAAGAACTGGTTTTTGCTGTTGAAGGCGTTCATGGTGAGAAGTTTCATCGGGTGGACTTAGTTTTCTTGTGTGAATATATCGCCAAGCTTCCCAACATAGCCTTACACGGTGACACAAATCAAATTGGCTATGATTGGTTAGATATAAAAACGCTCAATACTCAGCCTTTGTATCCTTCAAAGCTACGTAGGCAGATTATGAACCTTTATGAGGGAAAACCGCACAAAGTATATTTGGGAAATGAAGAAGCAGGGGATCCGAAATGCTTAGAATAG
- a CDS encoding nucleotidyltransferase domain-containing protein: protein MLRIDTYLKQLIDLFKQNYSSRLLYVGLQGSYFREEADENSDIDVMVILDRLSINDMETYREIIAECGNSDKSCGFICGESDIKNWNPCEICHLIYTTKDYYGRLSEFVPTFTAEDERIYIKMSLNNMYHELCHRYIHDSREKNITKLPSTYKSVFFILQNIHYQNTGNFILTKRELLSQLPEEDKKVLLKAMELKNQKEYNFDEYFSALFEWCQNSIFKS from the coding sequence ATGCTTAGAATAGATACTTATTTAAAACAACTGATAGACTTATTTAAGCAAAATTACAGTTCAAGGTTATTATATGTCGGGCTGCAGGGAAGTTATTTTAGAGAAGAGGCTGACGAAAACAGTGATATTGACGTAATGGTTATTCTTGATAGATTATCAATTAATGATATGGAGACTTATCGAGAAATAATTGCCGAATGTGGAAACAGCGATAAATCGTGCGGTTTCATATGCGGAGAATCGGATATCAAAAATTGGAACCCATGTGAAATATGCCATCTTATTTATACCACAAAGGATTATTATGGGAGATTGTCAGAGTTTGTTCCCACATTTACGGCAGAAGATGAAAGAATCTATATAAAAATGAGTCTTAATAATATGTATCACGAATTATGTCACCGATATATTCATGATTCAAGAGAAAAAAATATAACGAAGCTTCCCAGTACATATAAATCCGTCTTTTTTATTTTGCAGAACATTCACTATCAGAATACAGGAAATTTCATACTGACAAAACGAGAGCTGCTTTCTCAATTACCAGAGGAAGATAAAAAAGTTCTGCTTAAAGCTATGGAATTGAAAAATCAAAAGGAGTATAATTTTGACGAGTATTTTAGTGCATTATTTGAATGGTGCCAAAATTCAATATTCAAATCTTAA
- a CDS encoding CGGC domain-containing protein, giving the protein MLKVGIIRCQQTEDMCPGNTDFKVAKEGKFAFEEMGPVEIVGFVSCGGCSGKKAVTRAKLMVERGAEAIAFASCITKGNPIGFSCPHYSSIKEAVIKKVGIDIKIIEWTH; this is encoded by the coding sequence ATGTTAAAAGTAGGAATTATTCGTTGTCAGCAAACTGAGGACATGTGTCCTGGAAACACTGATTTTAAGGTTGCAAAAGAAGGAAAATTTGCCTTTGAGGAGATGGGTCCCGTAGAAATTGTGGGGTTTGTCTCTTGTGGAGGGTGTTCTGGAAAAAAAGCAGTAACAAGAGCAAAACTGATGGTGGAAAGGGGAGCAGAAGCAATTGCTTTTGCTTCGTGTATTACAAAGGGGAACCCAATCGGCTTTTCTTGCCCACACTATTCAAGTATAAAAGAAGCAGTGATTAAAAAGGTTGGAATAGATATTAAAATAATTGAATGGACACATTAA
- a CDS encoding methyl-accepting chemotaxis protein, protein MFSFFNGGSKTSISINELEARMDFSYAIQEFTLAHCELIAFSVSLKVQEFSQMAADLAAATQQISATAEETSATVEEISASMQFLKSKEMDNFNRVAELNEMSKEVVVMLDGMVSNATELLLQIKDVDNISQNVSEIADQTNLLSLNAAIEAARAGEHGRGFSVVAEEVRKLSDQTKTAVKEVKTISNQMNNKAQHTDENVSGVKSAFDKYISETEIVSEMMRSNVRKVEETAEASENIAQAAQQQAVAMETQARITNNLAQATDFGEMLKRDTDNLIEVIKPYVRGTEKEHNLSVLGARLKEHAAFLRETMEVAGKGAVLASHQECTFGKWYKKEFDKYNNIVEYVAIDEPHRRFHEAANALALDGSLSNVNKVIDASIDILRGFLKLSEVMR, encoded by the coding sequence TTGTTTTCATTTTTTAATGGTGGATCAAAGACCTCTATATCTATCAATGAACTGGAAGCTAGGATGGATTTTAGCTATGCCATACAGGAATTTACTCTTGCACATTGTGAACTCATAGCCTTTAGCGTATCTCTTAAAGTACAGGAATTTTCTCAAATGGCTGCCGACTTGGCTGCAGCAACTCAACAAATTTCAGCTACAGCGGAAGAAACATCGGCAACTGTAGAGGAAATAAGTGCGAGCATGCAGTTCTTAAAATCCAAGGAAATGGATAACTTTAATAGGGTTGCGGAACTTAATGAAATGTCAAAGGAAGTTGTGGTGATGTTGGATGGAATGGTTAGTAATGCCACAGAACTGCTATTGCAGATTAAAGACGTTGATAATATTAGCCAGAATGTATCGGAGATAGCTGATCAGACTAATCTTTTATCTTTAAATGCAGCTATTGAGGCTGCACGTGCCGGGGAGCATGGCAGAGGTTTTTCAGTAGTGGCAGAAGAAGTACGAAAACTATCTGATCAAACAAAGACTGCGGTTAAGGAAGTTAAAACCATATCCAACCAAATGAATAATAAAGCACAGCATACTGATGAAAATGTATCTGGTGTAAAAAGTGCATTTGATAAATATATATCTGAGACAGAGATCGTATCGGAAATGATGCGGTCAAATGTAAGAAAGGTTGAGGAGACTGCTGAAGCATCTGAGAATATTGCTCAGGCAGCTCAACAGCAAGCTGTTGCCATGGAAACACAGGCTAGAATTACCAATAATCTAGCGCAAGCCACTGATTTTGGGGAGATGCTTAAAAGAGATACAGACAATTTAATAGAAGTTATAAAACCCTATGTTCGAGGAACAGAAAAGGAGCATAATCTCAGTGTCCTGGGTGCTAGGCTAAAAGAACATGCTGCATTTTTAAGAGAAACAATGGAGGTTGCAGGTAAAGGTGCTGTTTTGGCAAGTCACCAAGAATGTACCTTTGGCAAATGGTATAAAAAGGAGTTTGATAAATATAATAATATTGTTGAATACGTGGCAATTGATGAACCACACAGGCGATTTCATGAGGCTGCTAATGCGCTCGCTTTAGATGGTTCCTTGTCCAATGTTAATAAAGTTATTGATGCATCAATAGACATTTTAAGGGGCTTTCTAAAATTATCAGAAGTCATGCGGTAG
- a CDS encoding GerAB/ArcD/ProY family transporter, with protein MSQQSISNKDLMFLIISFLIGTAIMQITPALVKEARQDAWLSLLISMILSIVLAKLLISLQRLFPNQSLIQYSVNILGYPIGKAISGIFLWFAFFLSALILRNIGDFVQALILPHTPLVIIHTIIMIIIAYAIRSGLEVFTRVIIIILPLSILFFLIISTLNLPQLEINRIVPFMENGYKPLIRGAIVGVSFPFGEILIFSMILFQTNHSKQYDKFIIYGIIFAYIFLVLSILRTISALGVESTIRYIYPIIETVQESSSILTILVTLNWFAFAFSKLSICFYALTSGLAQWFNIKYYQAIVTPMGVIIIAFSTFMYSNYTEEVYYAYKINPYFKIPIEFGIPFLLWLVAKIRFKKL; from the coding sequence ATGAGCCAGCAGTCAATCTCAAATAAGGATTTAATGTTTCTTATAATAAGTTTTTTAATTGGTACGGCAATAATGCAAATAACGCCTGCCTTGGTAAAAGAAGCTAGACAAGATGCATGGCTGTCTTTATTGATAAGCATGATTTTATCAATCGTACTTGCCAAACTATTAATATCTCTACAAAGATTATTTCCCAACCAATCCTTAATCCAATATAGCGTCAATATACTTGGTTACCCAATTGGAAAAGCGATTAGTGGCATTTTTCTTTGGTTTGCTTTTTTTCTATCTGCTCTTATTTTGCGAAATATAGGAGATTTTGTTCAGGCACTTATTTTACCACATACGCCTCTTGTGATAATACATACAATTATAATGATTATTATCGCCTATGCTATAAGAAGTGGACTCGAAGTATTTACAAGAGTTATAATCATTATACTTCCGTTATCTATACTATTTTTCTTGATAATTTCTACTTTAAATTTGCCTCAATTAGAAATCAATCGTATTGTACCTTTTATGGAAAACGGTTACAAACCCTTAATTCGTGGTGCAATAGTAGGGGTATCTTTTCCTTTCGGGGAGATACTTATCTTTTCTATGATATTATTCCAGACAAATCATTCCAAACAATATGATAAATTTATTATATATGGTATAATATTTGCCTATATATTTCTAGTTTTAAGTATTTTGCGTACTATCAGTGCTTTGGGTGTAGAATCAACTATACGCTATATTTATCCTATTATTGAAACAGTGCAAGAATCATCAAGTATATTAACGATTTTGGTAACATTAAATTGGTTTGCATTTGCATTTAGCAAGTTATCTATATGTTTTTATGCTTTAACTTCGGGGTTGGCACAATGGTTTAATATAAAATACTATCAAGCCATAGTTACACCAATGGGTGTAATAATTATAGCATTTTCTACATTTATGTATTCTAATTACACTGAAGAAGTATACTATGCCTATAAGATTAATCCCTATTTCAAAATACCTATCGAATTTGGAATACCTTTTCTCCTTTGGTTAGTTGCAAAAATACGTTTTAAAAAATTATAA
- a CDS encoding GNAT family N-acetyltransferase produces MLIRKATISDVSAIAKVTVDTWKTTYRGIIPDDYLDSLTYEEREKGWMEFPFHHFIIYIAEDENHNIVGFAAAGLERTSNPIYKGEIYAIYVLESYQNKGIGSSLIKAIMNNFKQLDIYSVIVWVLSDNNYRRFYELHQGQKVDCKQFDFNYFEAEITSYGWTDIREIF; encoded by the coding sequence ATGTTAATCAGGAAGGCCACTATTAGTGATGTATCTGCTATAGCAAAAGTTACTGTTGATACTTGGAAAACAACTTATCGTGGGATTATACCTGATGACTACTTAGATAGTTTAACCTATGAAGAACGAGAAAAGGGTTGGATGGAATTTCCATTTCATCATTTTATTATCTACATAGCTGAAGACGAAAACCATAATATAGTCGGTTTTGCGGCTGCAGGTCTTGAAAGAACATCAAATCCCATTTATAAGGGGGAGATTTATGCCATATATGTTTTAGAAAGTTATCAAAATAAGGGTATTGGAAGTTCCCTCATCAAAGCAATTATGAATAATTTTAAGCAATTAGATATTTATTCAGTTATAGTTTGGGTGTTATCTGACAATAACTATCGGAGGTTTTATGAATTACACCAAGGACAGAAAGTAGATTGTAAGCAATTTGATTTCAATTATTTTGAAGCTGAAATAACCTCCTATGGTTGGACTGATATCAGAGAAATATTTTAA
- a CDS encoding ATP-binding protein produces MYPKIFPLQITKRFYMCMLTLIIIPMVILTITTHVQFLKDRESRRDKELYAVAIELQRRLPGSFIEILEKQGALNKPVEKQVKVLNTVLQPIVNDIASIHPDMGIGYYSIELDCVLAIAPNFEPSMLKPVSHKSPVFNVYKSGQPELNHLDTIDTIIDYKGKPALSRTYPIYYKDKIIGHAWANFEMEDVHAEARSMSRKILITALIMIGAIISLSWLFFTQFKKNIKNFADAVVEDNYSLSENILPELKPLLIKIKEHNAELKREVAERKQVEFRLKLKEKKFRKIFLLSPIGIELYDKNGLLIDTNKSCLDMFGVSNVDDLKGFNLFEDPNLPEEAKKKIINGEQTRYEVRFNFDIVREKKIYETTKSGFIYIDVLISPFGKEGDIYQGYLVQVQEITERKLAEKEMARLSQLNLIGEMAAGIAHEIRNPMTTVRGFLQMLGGKNGQERYQEYFNLMIEELDRANSIISEYLSLAKNKALELKISNLKPVIETVFPLIQADAMMNDKNIYMELQDVPDLLMDEKEIRQLLLNIVHNGLQAMTARKILTIRLCRDGNEVVLAVHDEGKGINPEILDKIGTPFFTTKDTGTGLGLATCYSIATRHNAKINIETNSEGTTFFVRFKIN; encoded by the coding sequence TTGTACCCGAAAATCTTTCCTTTACAAATTACCAAACGTTTTTATATGTGTATGTTAACGTTAATTATCATTCCCATGGTTATCTTGACAATAACTACTCATGTTCAGTTTTTGAAAGATAGAGAGAGCAGACGGGATAAGGAATTGTATGCAGTTGCAATTGAGTTACAACGGCGATTGCCGGGTTCTTTTATTGAAATATTAGAAAAGCAAGGCGCTTTAAACAAACCTGTAGAGAAACAGGTTAAGGTACTAAATACTGTTTTGCAGCCTATTGTGAATGATATTGCTTCCATTCACCCCGATATGGGTATTGGGTATTATTCTATTGAACTTGATTGTGTTTTGGCTATAGCTCCAAATTTTGAGCCTTCGATGTTGAAACCAGTATCACATAAATCACCTGTCTTTAATGTGTATAAATCGGGACAACCGGAATTAAATCATCTCGATACCATTGATACCATTATTGATTATAAGGGTAAACCTGCTCTTAGCCGAACTTATCCAATTTATTATAAAGATAAAATTATTGGACATGCCTGGGCTAACTTTGAAATGGAAGATGTGCATGCAGAGGCACGTAGTATGTCCAGGAAAATACTTATAACTGCATTAATAATGATAGGGGCAATTATATCTTTATCATGGTTGTTCTTTACGCAATTCAAGAAAAATATAAAAAATTTTGCTGATGCTGTAGTAGAGGATAATTATAGCTTATCGGAAAATATTCTTCCGGAGCTTAAACCCTTGCTAATAAAAATAAAAGAGCATAACGCGGAATTGAAAAGAGAAGTTGCTGAACGCAAGCAGGTGGAATTTAGACTAAAGTTAAAAGAAAAGAAATTTAGAAAAATCTTCTTATTGTCACCAATTGGAATTGAATTATATGATAAAAATGGTTTATTGATTGATACAAACAAATCTTGTCTAGACATGTTTGGTGTATCGAATGTTGATGATTTAAAAGGATTCAATCTCTTTGAAGATCCCAACCTCCCTGAAGAAGCAAAGAAGAAAATTATTAACGGTGAACAAACCAGGTATGAGGTTAGATTTAATTTTGATATTGTTAGAGAAAAAAAAATTTATGAGACGACAAAATCAGGCTTCATTTATATTGATGTTCTTATCTCTCCGTTTGGGAAAGAAGGCGATATTTATCAAGGATATTTAGTTCAGGTTCAGGAAATTACCGAGAGAAAACTTGCTGAAAAGGAAATGGCCCGACTTAGTCAACTAAACCTGATTGGTGAAATGGCCGCTGGGATAGCCCATGAAATTAGAAACCCGATGACTACAGTACGTGGCTTTTTACAAATGCTTGGCGGTAAAAATGGGCAGGAGCGTTACCAAGAGTACTTTAATCTAATGATTGAAGAACTAGATAGAGCTAACTCAATAATTTCTGAATACCTTTCGCTGGCTAAGAATAAGGCATTAGAGTTGAAAATTAGTAATCTAAAACCAGTAATAGAAACAGTATTTCCTTTAATCCAGGCTGATGCAATGATGAATGACAAAAATATTTATATGGAACTGCAGGATGTTCCCGATTTGCTGATGGACGAAAAAGAAATTCGCCAATTATTACTTAATATTGTTCATAATGGATTGCAGGCGATGACTGCCAGGAAAATCTTAACGATTAGATTGTGTCGGGACGGTAATGAAGTGGTTTTAGCGGTTCATGATGAGGGTAAAGGAATTAATCCTGAAATATTAGACAAAATAGGTACTCCCTTTTTCACTACCAAAGATACTGGGACAGGTTTAGGTTTAGCAACATGCTATAGCATTGCAACTCGGCATAATGCTAAGATAAACATAGAAACTAATTCTGAGGGAACTACTTTTTTTGTTAGGTTTAAAATTAATTAG
- a CDS encoding DUF1697 domain-containing protein has translation MAGYIALLRGINVGKKNRIKMVDLKQLFVNMGFGEVQTYIQSGNVLFKSNEDEEPLRKKIELGFETAFGIEVSVVLRTAEELEWIIQDCPYTKEVVAEADLSSEGESLYVVLLIHAPSQEKIELLDTYTTESDEYRIEGRNVYLLFRHGIRNSRLADNLAKLGVPATVRNWKTINKLGMLAKDI, from the coding sequence ATGGCTGGCTATATTGCTCTATTACGTGGAATTAATGTGGGTAAAAAGAATAGGATTAAGATGGTTGATCTGAAACAATTATTTGTAAATATGGGATTTGGTGAGGTGCAAACATATATACAAAGTGGTAATGTCCTATTCAAATCAAATGAAGATGAAGAACCATTGCGCAAGAAAATTGAGCTTGGGTTTGAAACGGCTTTTGGAATTGAGGTCTCAGTTGTATTAAGAACCGCAGAAGAGTTAGAATGGATAATCCAGGATTGCCCCTACACGAAAGAAGTAGTAGCTGAAGCAGATTTGTCTTCAGAAGGAGAGAGTCTATATGTTGTACTATTGATCCATGCCCCTTCACAAGAAAAGATAGAACTTTTAGATACATATACAACTGAAAGTGATGAGTATCGAATTGAAGGAAGAAATGTTTATCTTTTATTTCGTCATGGTATTCGGAACTCCAGACTTGCTGATAATCTTGCTAAACTGGGTGTTCCGGCCACTGTGCGCAACTGGAAAACAATAAATAAGCTCGGCATGTTAGCAAAAGATATTTAA
- a CDS encoding polysaccharide deacetylase family protein produces METNKKVVSLTFDDGPSKNVEKILPLLDKYKAKATFFLIGNELEKNFEQGQKIAEAGHQIGNHTYSHKRMIFKSPSFIKQEIEKTNRLIRKTGFNGEIDFRPPNSKKLIGLPYYLKTHNMQTITWDLEPDTYYTSVSDKVDYVKKNVRPGSIILLHAMYDDTENELKVTEGILEYLSKEGYKFVTVNDLQKFDNF; encoded by the coding sequence GTGGAAACGAATAAAAAAGTAGTGTCATTAACATTTGACGATGGTCCATCAAAAAATGTAGAGAAGATACTACCTCTTTTAGATAAATATAAAGCAAAGGCTACATTCTTTTTAATTGGTAATGAGTTGGAGAAAAACTTTGAGCAAGGACAAAAAATAGCGGAAGCAGGTCATCAAATAGGTAATCACACTTATTCCCATAAGCGAATGATTTTTAAAAGCCCTTCTTTCATAAAGCAGGAAATAGAAAAAACTAACCGGTTAATTCGTAAAACAGGTTTTAATGGAGAAATTGATTTTCGACCACCAAACAGCAAAAAACTCATTGGATTACCTTACTATTTAAAAACACATAATATGCAAACTATTACATGGGATCTTGAACCAGATACCTATTATACCTCTGTCTCTGACAAAGTGGATTATGTAAAGAAAAATGTAAGACCTGGCTCTATCATTTTGTTGCATGCAATGTATGATGATACTGAAAACGAACTTAAAGTAACTGAAGGGATATTAGAGTATTTATCTAAAGAAGGTTATAAATTTGTAACAGTAAATGATTTACAGAAGTTTGATAATTTTTAG